One window of Bacteroides sp. AN502(2024) genomic DNA carries:
- a CDS encoding acetyl-CoA carboxylase biotin carboxyl carrier protein subunit, giving the protein MKEYKYKINGNSYKVTIGNIEDNIAHVEVNGTHYKVEMEKQPKPAVKPVTVRPMPNAPTAPTQVVRPAAPSTGKSGVKSPLPGVILDIKVNVGDTVKKGQTIIILEAMKMENNINADKDGKITAINVNKGDSVLEGNDLVIIE; this is encoded by the coding sequence ATGAAAGAATACAAATATAAAATCAATGGTAACTCTTATAAAGTGACCATCGGAAATATTGAAGATAATATCGCTCATGTAGAAGTGAACGGTACACACTATAAAGTAGAAATGGAGAAACAACCGAAACCTGCTGTGAAACCAGTAACAGTTCGTCCTATGCCTAATGCTCCTACTGCTCCTACTCAAGTAGTGAGACCAGCTGCTCCGTCTACCGGAAAATCGGGAGTGAAATCTCCGCTGCCGGGTGTTATCCTCGACATCAAAGTAAACGTAGGCGATACTGTAAAGAAAGGGCAGACTATCATTATATTGGAAGCCATGAAGATGGAAAACAATATCAATGCGGATAAAGACGGTAAAATTACTGCCATCAATGTAAACAAAGGTGACTCTGTTCTTGAAGGTAATGACCTCGTAATTATTGAATAA